One segment of Carya illinoinensis cultivar Pawnee chromosome 1, C.illinoinensisPawnee_v1, whole genome shotgun sequence DNA contains the following:
- the LOC122301102 gene encoding protein FAR1-RELATED SEQUENCE 5-like, producing the protein MASLVELSDNEYDEVVVDDSPINDEGGEAPEVDDGVEEPKVGMTFSSEEEVRSYYMKYAKQKGFGVRRRNSRQSEDGKVRWFTLVCARQGITKSRASNVLRPRQTERVGCKARVNSVLNEDGGYTLSNVILDHTHYCSPGKSRHFRCFKKVDERVKKRLEINDEAGIRTSKTFKSVVVEAGGYENVSFGEKECRNYIEKARQLRLGVGGVEALMNYFQDMQKKKMLTFIMRSMWVLT; encoded by the coding sequence ATGGCTTCCTTAGTAGAGTTATCGGATAATGAATATGATGAAGTAGTGGTTGATGATAGTCCTATTAATGATGAAGGTGGCGAAGCACCCGAGGTTGATGATGGTGTCGAAGAACCGAAGGTTGGAATGACCTTTTCTAGTGAGGAAGAAGTTCGATCTTACTATATGAAGTATGCTAAGCAGAAAGGGTTCGGGGTGCGAAGAAGGAATTCTAGACAAAGTGAGGACGGGAAGGTTAGATGGTTTACATTAGTATGTGCGCGGCAAGGCATAACAAAGAGTCGGGCTTCCAATGTCCTCAGGCCAAGACAAACGGAGAGGGTAGGGTGCAAAGCAAGAGTTAATTCAGTTTTGAATGAGGACGGCGGATACACCTTGTCCAATGTCATATTGGATCACACACATTATTGTAGTCCGGGGAAATCCAGACACTTTAGATGTTTCAAGAAGGTAGATGAGAGGGTTAAAAAAAGGCTTGAAATAAATGATGAGGCCGGAATACGTACGTCAAAGACTTTCAAGAGTGTAGTTGTTGAAGCGGGGGGTTATGAGAATGTGTCATTTGGGGAGAAAGAATGTCGAAACTATATTGAGAAAGCACGTCAACTTCGCCTCGGAGTTGGAGGCGTTGAAGCTCTAATGAACTACTTCCAggatatgcaaaaaaaaaaaatgctgacTTTTATTATGCGATCGATGTGGGTGCTGACATGA
- the LOC122301108 gene encoding protein FAR1-RELATED SEQUENCE 5-like: MRLKNVFWADARSRAAYQSFGDVITFDTTYLTNAYKMPFAPFVGVNHHGQSILFGCGLISNEDAHTFEWLFESWLKCMNDQPPNAIITDQDKAMQLAIARVFPSSRHRFCLWHILKKLPEKFGSHSQYNEIKSSLHKCVYDSLSENEFEEGWCEMLDTYDLRDNGWLGSLYVDRRFWVLAYVKCTFWAGMSTTQRSEGMNAFFDDYVHSRTELKQFVEQYDSALMRKAENERIADFSSFNAEIPCISRYPIEKQFQKTYTIAKFKEVQEEFRGFLYLSHSYLGGDGAKYEYVVADEIEVSDGFIKRVNYNVSVEEVDPLNITCSCKLFEFRGILCRHALRILAQLGKTEVPQKYILARWRKDIKRDYLNVKSSYEATSNPVRKRFDRIQSCFHSLCSNAAKTEGNCVKLIAQLEQLKQEYPEGNSYEGTTTPGQAMPMDGTRGKVLSPLVVRSKGRPPSKRKTHPVEKSLKKPSTRRRLPTTEVVYCSIIF, translated from the coding sequence ATGAGGTTAAAGAATGTATTTTGGGCAGATGCCCGAAGTAGAGCTGCATATCAATCATTCGGGGATGTGATCACTTTTGATACAACATACCTTACCAATGCGTATAAAATgccgtttgcaccatttgttggtgtcaaCCATCATGGTCAGTCAATCTTATTTGGGTGTGGATTGATATCCAATGAGGATGCGCATACTTTTGAGTGGTTGTTTGAGTCATGGTTGAAATGTATGAATGACCAACCACCAAATGCAATCATTACCGACCAAGACAAGGCGATGCAACTTGCAATTGCCAGGGTGTTCCCATCGTCGAGGCATCGCTTTTGTTTGTGGCATATCTTGAAGAAGCTTCCAGAGAAATTCGGGTCACATTCTCAATATAACGAGATCAAGAGTAGTCTACACAAATGTGTGTATGACTCGTTAAGTGAGAATGAGTTTGAAGAAGGATGGTGCGAGATGCTTGACACGTATGATCTACGCGATAATGGATGGTTGGGATCTCTTTATGTTGATAGGCGGTTTTGGGTGCTGGCGTACGTTAAATGCACGTTTTGGGCTGGAATGTCAACTACACAACGTAGTGAaggcatgaatgcattttttgatgaCTACGTTCACTCTAGGACCGAACTGAAACAATTTGTTGAGCAGTATGATTCAGCCCTTATGAGGAAGGCAGAGAATGAACGAATTGCTGACTTCAGTTCATTTAACGCTGAGATTCCTTGCATCTCCCGCTATCCTATCGAGAAGCAATTTCAAAAAACATACACAATTGCCAAGTTTAAGGAAGTCCAAGAAGAATTTCGAGGGTTTTTATATTTGAGTCACTCGTATTTAGGGGGCGATGGTGCAAAATATGAGTACGTTGTCGCGGATGAGATTGAAGTGAGTGATGGATTCATTAAACGTGTAAACTACAATGTAAGTGTAGAGGAAGTAGATCCCCTAAATATTACATGCAGTTGCAAGTTGTTTGAGTTTAGGGGAATATTATGCAGACATGCTCTTCGTATTCTGGCACAGTTAGGCAAGACTGAAGTACCACAGAAATACATTTTGGCTCGTTGGAGGAAGGATATAAAGAGAGATTATTTGAATGTAAAAAGCAGTTATGAGGCGACAAGCAACCCTGTGAGAAAAAGGTTTGATCGGATCCAAAGTTGCTTCCACTCATTGTGTTCAAATGCCGCAAAGACAGAGGGGAACTGTGTGAAATTGATTGCTCAGCTAGAACAATTAAAGCAAGAGTACCCGGAGGGGAACTCCTACGAAGGTACCACCACACCTGGACAAGCTATGCCCATGGATGGCACGAGAGGCAAAGTTCTTAGTCCATTGGTGGTTCGGAGTAAAGGGAGACCACCAAGTAAGAGAAAAACGCATCCAGTTGAGAAGAGTCTCAAGAAACCGAGCACTAGAAGGAGATTGCCCACAACAGAGGTTGTATATTGTTCCATAATTTTCTGA